A section of the Paenibacillus odorifer genome encodes:
- the cysT gene encoding sulfate ABC transporter permease subunit CysT: protein MNVTTTAAPAATRRKILPGFGLTMGYSVLYLSLVVLLPLSALLFNSTGLSWAKFWDVATDPRVLASYRVSLSTAAAAAFVDAILGLLLAWVLVRYEFPGKRIFDALIDLPFALPTAVAGVSLTALYAGNGWIGSWLEPLGLKVAFTPLGITLALMFIGIPFVVRTVQPVLEDLDRDMEEASATLGAGRWRTFRSVVLPELFPPLLTGFALAFARGIGEFGSVVFISGNMPMRTEIAPLLIMSKLEQYDYAGATAVALLLLFISFLMLLVINTLQRWVRKTSR, encoded by the coding sequence ATGAATGTCACCACTACGGCTGCACCAGCAGCAACACGGCGCAAAATACTGCCCGGCTTCGGGCTGACGATGGGCTACAGTGTACTATACCTGAGTCTAGTGGTTCTACTGCCACTTTCGGCGCTGCTGTTCAATTCTACAGGTCTGAGCTGGGCGAAATTCTGGGATGTAGCTACGGACCCGCGGGTATTAGCCTCGTATCGTGTGAGCCTGTCGACAGCTGCTGCGGCCGCTTTTGTAGATGCAATTCTAGGACTTTTGCTGGCGTGGGTACTGGTACGTTATGAATTTCCGGGCAAAAGAATATTTGATGCGCTGATCGATCTCCCGTTTGCCTTGCCGACAGCTGTAGCCGGTGTCTCTTTGACGGCGCTCTATGCAGGCAATGGCTGGATTGGGTCTTGGCTTGAGCCGCTGGGATTAAAGGTGGCATTCACTCCGCTCGGGATTACCTTGGCTTTGATGTTCATCGGCATACCGTTCGTTGTCCGGACGGTGCAGCCGGTGCTGGAGGATTTGGACAGAGATATGGAGGAAGCTTCGGCAACCCTTGGCGCAGGCCGCTGGAGAACCTTTCGCTCAGTAGTACTGCCTGAGCTGTTCCCGCCACTGCTAACAGGTTTTGCTCTAGCTTTTGCCCGGGGCATCGGTGAATTCGGCTCCGTCGTATTCATCTCCGGTAACATGCCGATGAGGACGGAGATTGCTCCGCTGCTTATCATGTCTAAACTGGAGCAATATGATTATGCCGGAGCTACCGCCGTAGCCCTGCTATTGCTCTTCATTTCCTTCCTTATGCTGCTTGTTATTAACACACTTCAGCGCTGGGTTCGTAAGACTTCTCGTTGA
- a CDS encoding NAD(P)-dependent oxidoreductase, whose product MDVVILGASGTIGKAIVQEALKRKHEVTAAVRNPESITLEHERLHVTTVDILDPASVTAAVRGHEEVISAYGPGAGQEQDLITAAKALVEGMQTAGLNRLLVVGGAGSLKTETGELLMNTPDFPEEFKPVAEAHAQAYEIYKNTELDYTYLSPAAVVHPGRRTGHFRIGLDRLILDDNGESKISVEDFAVAMVDELEEGNFSRARFTVAY is encoded by the coding sequence ATGGATGTTGTAATATTGGGCGCTTCAGGAACGATTGGAAAGGCAATTGTACAGGAGGCATTAAAAAGAAAACACGAAGTAACAGCTGCGGTACGCAATCCAGAGTCAATAACTCTCGAACACGAGCGTTTACATGTAACAACGGTGGATATTCTTGATCCGGCTTCAGTAACAGCTGCAGTCCGTGGCCATGAAGAGGTAATCAGTGCTTATGGACCAGGAGCGGGGCAAGAGCAGGATCTGATTACGGCGGCAAAAGCGTTGGTGGAGGGTATGCAGACGGCAGGGTTAAATCGGCTTTTGGTTGTTGGAGGTGCAGGTAGCTTAAAGACTGAAACTGGAGAGCTGCTGATGAATACACCGGATTTTCCGGAAGAGTTTAAACCAGTTGCAGAGGCGCATGCGCAGGCTTATGAGATTTACAAAAATACAGAATTGGATTATACGTATCTCAGTCCTGCTGCGGTAGTTCATCCAGGTCGTCGTACAGGTCATTTCCGCATCGGATTGGACCGTCTTATTCTAGATGATAATGGTGAAAGCAAGATTAGTGTGGAGGATTTCGCTGTAGCTATGGTGGACGAGCTGGAGGAAGGGAATTTTAGTCGGGCCAGATTTACTGTCGCTTACTGA
- a CDS encoding YezD family protein gives MAKPLKVDDLWLTRIAGLLDDMEFGSLHIVVHEGQIVQMERTERKRFENSSGNANGRYIGENGGRRADSQSAGR, from the coding sequence ATGGCTAAACCGCTGAAAGTGGACGATTTATGGCTTACGCGGATTGCAGGACTTCTGGATGATATGGAATTTGGCTCATTGCATATTGTGGTGCATGAAGGTCAGATTGTTCAGATGGAGCGTACGGAACGCAAACGGTTTGAGAATAGCAGTGGCAACGCAAATGGACGTTATATTGGTGAAAACGGCGGGCGGCGGGCCGATTCTCAATCCGCGGGACGTTGA
- a CDS encoding sulfate ABC transporter substrate-binding protein: MKKKMNKGLLVGFSLLLTAGLTAACGSNNNNGNSASPATDAPATTNSAEATNAAEATKTPSKDPVELLNVSYDPTRELYENYNKAFAAYWEKETGQKVTIKQSHGGSGKQSRAVLDGLEADVVTLALGYDIDALQEKGLINEGWQSKFDHNSSPYTSTIVFLVRKGNPKGIKDWPDLLKEGVEVITPNPKTSGGARWNYLAAWGYALDQNNNDEAKAEEFVKELFKHVPVLDTGARGSTTTFVERGIGDVLIAWENEAYLSVEELGPDKFDIVNPSESILAEPPVAIVDKVVDKRDTREVSEAYLKYLYSEEGQKIAAENYYRPTLDSVKEEYKDKFPEIKLFTLADKFGTWKETQEKHFNDGGIFDKIYVPGAK, translated from the coding sequence ATGAAGAAAAAGATGAATAAAGGGCTTCTTGTAGGGTTTAGCTTGTTGCTGACGGCAGGGCTTACTGCTGCTTGCGGCAGCAATAACAATAACGGCAATAGTGCTAGTCCGGCAACAGACGCACCAGCAACAACCAATTCAGCGGAGGCCACAAATGCGGCTGAAGCAACAAAAACTCCATCTAAAGATCCAGTAGAACTACTGAACGTCTCATATGACCCTACTCGCGAATTGTACGAGAATTATAATAAAGCTTTTGCTGCCTATTGGGAGAAAGAAACAGGACAGAAGGTCACCATTAAACAATCCCACGGTGGATCAGGGAAACAAAGCCGTGCTGTGCTTGATGGTCTGGAAGCGGATGTTGTGACATTAGCACTTGGTTATGATATTGATGCCTTGCAGGAAAAGGGACTGATCAATGAGGGCTGGCAAAGTAAATTCGATCATAATAGCTCGCCTTACACCTCGACTATCGTGTTCCTTGTACGCAAAGGGAATCCGAAAGGAATCAAGGATTGGCCAGATCTGCTCAAAGAGGGCGTAGAGGTTATTACACCAAACCCGAAAACATCAGGTGGAGCACGCTGGAACTACTTGGCAGCTTGGGGCTACGCACTAGACCAGAACAATAACGATGAGGCTAAGGCTGAGGAATTTGTAAAAGAACTGTTCAAGCATGTGCCAGTGCTGGATACCGGCGCGCGTGGATCTACGACAACGTTTGTGGAGCGTGGAATTGGTGATGTGCTGATCGCATGGGAGAATGAAGCCTATTTATCTGTGGAAGAGCTGGGACCGGACAAATTTGATATCGTGAATCCTTCGGAGAGTATTTTGGCTGAACCGCCAGTAGCTATAGTAGATAAGGTTGTGGATAAAAGAGACACGCGTGAGGTATCCGAGGCGTACTTGAAGTACCTCTATAGTGAAGAGGGACAAAAAATCGCGGCTGAAAACTACTACCGTCCTACATTAGATAGCGTGAAAGAAGAATACAAAGATAAGTTCCCGGAAATCAAGCTGTTCACATTGGCTGACAAATTCGGAACCTGGAAAGAAACGCAAGAGAAGCATTTTAATGATGGCGGGATCTTTGACAAGATTTATGTGCCAGGTGCCAAATAA
- a CDS encoding alpha/beta hydrolase family protein, whose amino-acid sequence MGMELEYVPAPLKPRLHRRMAQEIGRRIRGTYRYDTAVWRTAIAGLWIVCFLAFSTAVLGIPTGLGKPTDIALAAGAGTVLLAISGNILAVLLALTGLRIPRLFAGCVLSDFGAILLILYYADFEIEAAVVIAVVLALLGALGGLAIGLLRSKRITLGLLLTVAVTFSPLALASGVQELPISESVDINDTEVVPLTASDPGIPGNLAYQTFTYASGTDLHRAEYGKDTSLISSTADASAYIKDWSKLRTLFWGFDYKALPLNGRVWMPEGEGPYPVVLMVHGNHMMEDYSDGGYAYLGELLASRGFIAISLDENFLNYSAWSGIPDNDFKVRTWILLKHLEQLADFSDDPGSPFYQKIDFTKTALLGHSRGGQAVAMAADATRWFKDDPVMAAVNRFNITSVIALAPTDKTIDDQQARLKDINYLTLQGARDGDVHDFYGDRQYIRTSYSQGSSAFKSSLYIADANHSQFNSDWGGYDQTLPAGLFLNRTQIMDADKQRQIAKVYVSAFLETTLHKKEEYQSLFRDYRSGLKWLPDTAYYNRFQSGGYRPVATFDDDRNKNTVELGTAAASGISWSEELAKDRESKSKATYGVVLERTASKNEEAYYNIKLNDSVRTETALLGADGLTFSMANLNDDMNEEMDVPQPPKVEVELTDHNDTSARLTLDEVMDILPLPQTQFTLFPWLEERINDGKYGDLSEAVFQTYEMPFEQFQEEEPELDPDNLTEITFYLEEEGDRIMLDDIGFYDLGIRNTF is encoded by the coding sequence ATGGGTATGGAGTTAGAGTACGTCCCTGCGCCGTTGAAACCACGGCTCCACAGACGTATGGCTCAAGAAATTGGACGAAGAATTAGGGGAACCTACCGTTACGATACAGCAGTTTGGAGAACAGCTATAGCCGGTCTTTGGATAGTATGCTTTTTAGCCTTTAGTACAGCCGTGTTAGGCATTCCTACTGGATTAGGTAAACCTACCGATATCGCTCTTGCTGCAGGTGCAGGCACTGTCCTGCTGGCGATTTCCGGCAATATCTTAGCTGTTCTGCTAGCGTTGACCGGACTGCGTATCCCAAGATTATTTGCAGGCTGTGTATTGAGTGATTTTGGAGCTATTCTACTAATCTTATATTACGCAGATTTTGAGATTGAAGCCGCGGTTGTCATCGCGGTCGTGCTTGCACTGCTAGGGGCATTAGGCGGACTAGCCATCGGCCTGCTCCGCAGCAAAAGAATAACACTAGGGCTTCTGCTAACAGTGGCGGTGACTTTTTCCCCACTTGCGCTGGCAAGCGGAGTACAAGAACTTCCTATTTCAGAGTCGGTCGATATCAACGATACGGAAGTCGTTCCACTGACAGCCTCCGATCCGGGAATACCAGGCAATCTAGCTTATCAGACCTTCACCTATGCCAGTGGTACCGATCTTCATCGTGCCGAATACGGCAAGGATACAAGCTTGATATCCTCTACGGCCGATGCTTCTGCTTATATTAAGGATTGGTCAAAGCTGCGCACTTTATTCTGGGGTTTCGATTATAAGGCACTTCCCCTGAATGGTCGCGTATGGATGCCAGAAGGTGAAGGTCCATATCCAGTAGTGCTGATGGTGCACGGCAATCATATGATGGAAGATTACTCTGATGGCGGGTACGCTTATCTCGGCGAACTATTGGCAAGCCGGGGATTTATCGCGATCTCGCTCGATGAGAATTTCCTGAATTATTCTGCTTGGTCCGGCATTCCGGACAATGATTTTAAAGTACGTACTTGGATCCTACTGAAACATTTAGAGCAGCTAGCAGATTTTTCAGATGATCCGGGCAGTCCTTTTTATCAGAAAATAGATTTCACAAAAACCGCCCTGCTCGGCCATAGCCGCGGAGGACAAGCCGTAGCTATGGCCGCGGATGCCACTCGTTGGTTTAAGGATGATCCGGTGATGGCGGCAGTTAATCGCTTTAATATAACCTCTGTAATCGCGCTTGCACCGACGGACAAAACAATAGATGACCAGCAAGCCCGTCTCAAAGACATCAATTATTTGACCTTGCAGGGAGCCCGCGATGGAGATGTACATGATTTCTATGGTGATCGGCAGTATATACGCACTTCCTATTCCCAAGGATCATCTGCTTTCAAAAGCTCGCTGTATATTGCGGATGCCAATCACAGTCAATTCAACAGCGATTGGGGCGGGTATGATCAGACCTTGCCAGCTGGACTCTTTTTAAATCGGACACAAATCATGGATGCAGACAAACAACGGCAAATCGCCAAGGTCTATGTATCAGCTTTCTTAGAGACCACCTTGCATAAAAAAGAGGAATACCAAAGCTTGTTCCGGGATTATCGCAGCGGGCTGAAGTGGTTACCAGATACCGCCTACTACAATAGATTCCAAAGCGGGGGATATCGTCCTGTAGCCACATTTGACGATGACCGTAACAAAAACACTGTAGAACTGGGAACAGCAGCAGCATCGGGTATTTCTTGGTCAGAAGAGTTAGCTAAAGACCGGGAGTCGAAAAGCAAAGCCACCTATGGTGTTGTCCTTGAACGCACAGCCAGCAAAAACGAAGAAGCTTATTACAACATTAAGCTTAACGACAGTGTCCGTACTGAAACTGCTCTTTTAGGGGCAGATGGCCTTACGTTCTCCATGGCAAATCTGAATGACGACATGAATGAAGAAATGGATGTTCCACAACCTCCAAAGGTTGAGGTGGAGTTAACTGACCATAACGATACCTCAGCACGCTTGACGCTGGATGAAGTAATGGACATACTGCCACTTCCACAAACTCAGTTCACGTTATTCCCATGGCTTGAAGAGCGGATAAACGATGGCAAATACGGCGACCTTTCCGAAGCTGTATTTCAAACCTACGAGATGCCGTTCGAACAATTTCAGGAGGAAGAACCAGAGCTGGATCCTGACAACCTGACGGAAATCACCTTCTATCTTGAAGAAGAAGGCGACCGGATCATGCTTGATGACATCGGTTTTTACGATTTAGGTATCAGAAATACATTTTAA
- a CDS encoding GNAT family N-acetyltransferase, producing the protein METTSKLDIRHEQPSVEQYLALRKEAGLSEMSVEGAAIGLPRSIFAVTLYEENNLIGMGRVIGDGGCFFQVTDIAVKPSHQGQGLGKLIMREIREFLNTVPDKAYVSLIADGEASKLYAQYGFESVMPRSQGMFLRR; encoded by the coding sequence GTGGAAACAACAAGTAAGCTTGATATACGCCATGAACAGCCTTCAGTGGAACAGTATTTGGCGCTGAGAAAAGAAGCTGGGCTGAGTGAAATGAGTGTGGAAGGTGCAGCGATCGGTTTGCCTCGTTCTATTTTTGCTGTAACCTTGTATGAGGAGAATAACCTAATCGGGATGGGGCGGGTGATTGGCGATGGGGGATGTTTTTTTCAGGTCACGGATATCGCGGTCAAGCCTTCACATCAAGGACAAGGTTTGGGAAAGCTGATCATGCGGGAAATCAGAGAATTCCTTAATACTGTACCAGACAAGGCGTATGTAAGTCTGATTGCAGATGGAGAAGCCTCGAAGCTCTACGCACAATATGGTTTTGAATCGGTTATGCCACGTTCTCAGGGAATGTTTTTGCGTCGCTAA
- the cysW gene encoding sulfate ABC transporter permease subunit CysW, which produces MAGTVPLYTPRLQKNASSSATTETPIVKWVLIGAAGLVLFWLIALPLVVVLTEALKKGWDVYIAALTDPDARSALRLTLLVAAVTVPLNTFFGVTAAWAVTKFRFRGKGFLITLIDLPFAVSPVIGGLIFVLVFGANGWFGPWLSAHDIKIVFALPGIVLATLFVTFPFVARELIPLMEDQGTQEEEAAITLGAHGWQIFFRVTLPNIKWGLLYGIILCNARAMGEFGAVSVVSGHIRGETNTLPLHVEILYNEYQFSASFAVASLLLLLALVTMIIKSWLSRKNAH; this is translated from the coding sequence TTGGCCGGTACCGTCCCCCTCTACACCCCCCGGCTACAAAAGAATGCGTCCTCGTCCGCGACAACAGAAACCCCAATTGTAAAATGGGTGTTGATCGGAGCGGCTGGGCTAGTCCTTTTTTGGCTGATTGCTCTGCCATTAGTTGTTGTGTTAACCGAGGCGCTGAAGAAGGGCTGGGATGTATATATAGCTGCCCTGACTGATCCGGATGCCCGCTCAGCGCTGCGATTGACGCTGCTTGTTGCAGCGGTAACGGTGCCTCTGAATACCTTTTTTGGTGTAACAGCGGCGTGGGCTGTAACCAAGTTTCGTTTCCGCGGCAAAGGGTTTCTAATTACCTTGATTGATCTCCCTTTTGCAGTTTCGCCTGTCATCGGCGGTCTAATCTTTGTGCTCGTCTTCGGTGCTAACGGATGGTTTGGTCCTTGGCTAAGCGCACATGATATCAAGATTGTATTTGCGCTTCCGGGTATCGTGCTAGCCACGTTGTTTGTGACGTTTCCTTTTGTAGCGCGTGAGTTAATCCCGCTGATGGAGGATCAGGGTACACAGGAGGAAGAAGCCGCAATTACACTCGGAGCACATGGGTGGCAAATCTTTTTCAGAGTCACACTGCCTAATATTAAATGGGGATTACTATACGGCATTATTTTGTGTAATGCGCGGGCCATGGGTGAGTTTGGTGCGGTTTCTGTGGTGTCCGGGCACATACGTGGGGAGACGAATACGCTGCCGCTGCATGTTGAGATTTTGTATAACGAATATCAATTTTCAGCATCTTTTGCAGTAGCTTCTTTGCTCCTGTTATTGGCTTTGGTAACGATGATTATTAAAAGCTGGTTGTCGCGAAAAAATGCCCATTGA